From a single Sorghum bicolor cultivar BTx623 chromosome 5, Sorghum_bicolor_NCBIv3, whole genome shotgun sequence genomic region:
- the LOC110435587 gene encoding uncharacterized protein LOC110435587, whose amino-acid sequence MLSLPPPAPPAAAAAAAADEKRPSPPMKVTLLFPYAVDCVFGGMRRAWGMALVGLHVVTRVVKVVSFTTDAEEVRFLVPIFRGWVYLGIAAVVLVTCVDIVYYLTLRWPAS is encoded by the exons ATGCTGAGCCTGCCTCCTCCGGCCccacccgcggcggcggcggcggcggcggcggatgagAAGCGTCCCTCGCCGCCGATGAAGGTGACGCTGCTTTTTCCGTACGCCGTGGACTGCGTGTTCGGCGGCATGCGCCGCGCCTGGGGCATGGCTCTCGTGGGGCTCCACGTCGTGACCCGTGTCGTCAAGGTCGTCTCCTTCACGACAGACGCAGAGGAGGTCCGCTTCTTGGTACCGATCTTCCGCGGCTGGGTGTACCTCGGCATCGCCGCCGTGGTGCTCGTGACGTGCGTCGACATCGTCTACTACTTG ACCCTGAGGTGGCCCGCTTCTTGA